From the genome of Vicia villosa cultivar HV-30 ecotype Madison, WI linkage group LG2, Vvil1.0, whole genome shotgun sequence, one region includes:
- the LOC131648751 gene encoding uncharacterized protein LOC131648751, giving the protein MLETQISQVAQQQAPTTAPAGTFPGQPQPNPKGHAHAIILRSGREMDEPTDPRLKNPVMFQSPSKTAEEESRPKDKPSDQKEKETKEGETEEKEAPYIPPPPYKPPIPYPQRLEKSKNIGQFKKFVKLLKQLNITIPFTEAITQMPSYAKFLKEILSNNKKLEDNETVTLTAECSAIIQNKMPPKLKDPGSFSIPCNIGKFVIDKALCDLGAIISLMPLSICEKLNMGDLRPTKISVQLADRSVKYPVGVLENVPVRIGQFYIPTDFIIMDIKQDVNTPIILGRPFLATAGAIIDIKKGKLTFEVGEEKVEFILTQFLQAPAIEDTCYLVDVIDECAREIGLSEESYSEVIKILMPLIFEDDNWHPEYRDDNLSECLALTPNPMSCPKKTALDLKPLPKTLRYEYLDDELKRPVIINAELGAT; this is encoded by the coding sequence ATGCTTGAGACACAAATCTCTCAAGTGgcacaacaacaagcacctactacCGCACCTGCTGGGACATTTCCAGGACAACCACAACCTAACCCAAAAGGACATGCTCATGCTATTATTCTGCGAAGTGGTAGAGAGATGGACGAACCGACTGATCCTAGGCTTAAAAACCCTGTTATGTTCCAAAGCCCTAGTAAGACAGCTGAGGAGGAAAGTAGACCCAAGGATAAACCAAGTGATCAGAAAGAGAAAGAGACCAAGGAAGGCGAGACGGAGGAAAAAGAAGCGCCATACATACCTCCGCCACCTTATAAACCACCTATCCCATACCCTCAAAGACTCGAGAAATCTAAAAACATAGGGCAGTTTAAAAAATTTGTCAAACTTCTTAAACAGTTGAACATTACAATTCCGTTTACTGAAGCTATTACCCAAATGCCCTCATATGCTAAgttcctaaaagaaatcctatcaaATAATAAGAAATTAGAAGACAACGAGACCGTAACACTCACTGCCGAATGTAGTgccataattcaaaataaaatgccaCCTAAGCTGAAAGACCCAGGGAGTTTCTCCATACCTTGCAATATAGGAAAATTCGTCATAGACAAAGCTCTGTGCGACTTAGGAGCTATTATTAGCCTAATGCCTTTGTCTATTTGCGAGAAACTAAACATGGGAGACCTAAGACCAACCAAGATCTCAGTACAACTTGCTGACCGATCTGTCAAGTATCCCGTAGGTGTTCTTGAAAACGTACCCGTCCGCATCGGACAATTCTACATCCCTACGGATTTCATAATTATGGACATAAAGCAAGACGTCAATACTCCTATAATCTTAGGAAGACCTTTTCTAGCTACCGCTGGAGCTATTATAGACATAAAGAAAGGCAAGTTGACATTCGAAGTAGGTGAGGAGAAGGTCGAGTTTATTTTAACACAATTCCTTCAAGCCCCAGCTATAGAGGACACATGTTATCTGGTGGATGTTATTGATGAATGTGCAAGAGAGATAGGATTATCAGAAGAATCTTACTCTGAAGTTATAAAGATTCTGATGCCTCTGATTTTCGAAGATGACAATTGGCATCCGGAATATCGAGACGATAATTTAagcgaatgcttagctttaacaccCAACCCTATGTCTTGCCCAAAGAAAACAGCCTTGGACCTTAAACCATTACCCAAGACTCTTAGGTATGAATACCTAGACGATGAGCTCAAAAGACCAGTAATAATCAACGCAGAGCTAGGAGCCACATAG